A stretch of the Streptomyces sp. NBC_00078 genome encodes the following:
- a CDS encoding DUF6082 family protein: MTTQNFRTRGLRSAAAVGIGVAAGVLATLAARRHALESLRIRLDHLERSAHTQQDANLATQQRQHWELLSKAIDDPELAEVLDLYEASVSPKQRRQYLFANALYTNLLFYYRIGNLSRDEFFKHVRGMFQNPIVREYWYTTQQQRASLADTDEAELGLLVDDLLQQLEEADTEEWWVVGESPGEPDGP, translated from the coding sequence ATGACCACACAGAACTTTCGGACGCGGGGACTGAGGTCCGCCGCCGCGGTCGGCATCGGCGTGGCGGCTGGCGTCCTCGCCACACTGGCGGCGCGGCGCCATGCGCTTGAGTCGCTGCGCATACGCCTGGACCATCTGGAGCGGAGCGCACACACGCAGCAGGACGCCAACCTCGCCACCCAGCAACGCCAGCACTGGGAGTTGCTGAGCAAAGCAATCGACGATCCCGAACTCGCCGAGGTGCTGGACCTCTACGAGGCTTCCGTCTCCCCCAAACAGCGCCGGCAGTATCTCTTCGCCAACGCGCTCTACACCAACCTGCTCTTCTATTACCGCATCGGGAACCTGAGCAGGGACGAGTTCTTCAAGCACGTACGGGGGATGTTCCAGAACCCGATCGTGAGGGAGTACTGGTACACCACTCAGCAGCAGCGGGCGAGCCTCGCGGACACCGACGAAGCAGAACTCGGTCTGCTCGTCGACGATCTGCTGCAGCAACTCGAGGAGGCCGACACCGAGGAGTGGTGGGTGGTGGGCGAGTCGCCGGGCGAACCGGATGGGCCATGA
- a CDS encoding GTP-binding protein, translated as MSQPSHSLRQIPVVVLAGFLGSGKTTLLNHLLHRSGGSRIGAIVNDFGAIEIDAMAVAGALGDSTVSLGNGCLCCAVDTGELDLYLERLARPAAGIDVVVIEASGLAEPQELVRMVLASEHPGIVYGGLVEVVDAAEFDDTRAKHPEIDRHLALADLVVVNKLDRAADGESVLALVRSLADRAAVVPATYARIDPEFLFDCRPGEERVGQLSFDDLNDRDGHAEHDHAGHLHAAYDSVSVSSEMPMDPRRLMQFLDSRPEGLYRIKGYVDFGVDDVQNRYAVHAVGPFLRFYPEPWAPDEKRRTQLVLIGSGIDAPALRKDLEQCARDAPHAADEHGMWGVLRYVQDPGEDSMEPDSEA; from the coding sequence TTGAGTCAGCCGAGCCACAGCCTCCGGCAGATCCCGGTCGTCGTACTCGCCGGATTCCTGGGCTCCGGCAAGACCACCCTCCTCAATCACCTCCTGCACCGCAGCGGCGGCAGCCGTATCGGGGCCATCGTGAACGACTTCGGTGCCATCGAGATCGACGCCATGGCCGTCGCCGGTGCGCTCGGGGACTCCACCGTGTCCCTCGGCAACGGCTGTCTGTGCTGCGCCGTCGACACCGGCGAGCTGGATCTGTACCTGGAGCGGCTCGCCCGGCCCGCCGCCGGCATCGATGTCGTCGTCATCGAGGCGAGCGGCCTCGCCGAGCCGCAGGAACTCGTGCGCATGGTGCTGGCCAGCGAACATCCGGGGATCGTGTACGGCGGCCTCGTCGAGGTCGTCGACGCCGCCGAGTTCGACGACACCCGCGCGAAGCATCCCGAGATCGACCGGCATCTCGCTCTCGCCGACCTCGTAGTCGTCAACAAGCTCGACCGGGCGGCCGACGGGGAAAGCGTCCTCGCGCTCGTACGGTCCCTTGCCGACCGTGCCGCCGTCGTGCCCGCGACGTACGCGCGGATCGACCCCGAGTTCCTCTTCGACTGCCGGCCGGGCGAGGAACGCGTCGGGCAGTTGTCCTTCGACGATCTCAACGACCGTGACGGTCATGCCGAGCACGACCATGCCGGCCATCTGCACGCCGCCTACGACAGCGTGTCCGTCAGCTCCGAAATGCCCATGGACCCGCGCCGGTTGATGCAGTTCCTCGACAGCAGGCCCGAAGGCCTGTACCGGATCAAGGGGTACGTCGACTTCGGCGTGGACGACGTCCAGAACCGGTACGCCGTCCACGCCGTGGGGCCGTTCCTGCGGTTCTACCCGGAGCCCTGGGCGCCCGACGAGAAGCGTCGAACCCAGCTCGTCCTCATCGGTTCCGGCATCGACGCGCCCGCCCTCCGCAAGGATTTGGAGCAGTGCGCGCGCGACGCCCCGCACGCCGCCGACGAGCACGGCATGTGGGGCGTCCTGCGCTACGTACAGGATCCGGGAGAGGACTCCATGGAGCCGGATTCCGAGGCCTAG
- a CDS encoding DNA topoisomerase (ATP-hydrolyzing) subunit A, giving the protein MARRSTKTPPPDDSYEEKILDIDVVDEMQGSFLEYAYSVIYSRALPDARDGLKPVHRRIVYQMNEMGLRPDRGYVKCARVVGEVMGKLHPHGDASIYDALVRMAQPFSMRVPLVDGHGNFGSLGNDDPPAAMRYTECRQAQATSLMTESIDEDTVDFTPNYDGQEQEPVALPAAFPNLLVNGSSGIAVGMATNMPPHNLAEVIAAARHLIRFPNADLDTLMKFVPGPDLPTGGRIVGLAGIRDAYESGRGTFKIRATVEVETVTARRKGLVITELPFAVGPEKVIAKIKDLVGAKKIQGIADVKDLTDRAHGLRLVIEIKNGFVPEAVLEQLYKLTPMEESFGINNVALVDGQPLTLGLKELLEVYLDHRFEVVRRRSEFRRTKRRDRLHLVEGLLTALVDIDEVIRLIRSSENSAQAKERLMERFSLSEIQTQYILDTPLRRLTKYDRIELEAEKERLNAEIAELTRILESDAELRKLVSTELAAVAKKFGSERRTVLLEASGAPAAAVPLQVADDPCRILLSSTGLLARTSNGEPFPEDADARRVKHDVIVSAVPATARGEIGAVTSSGRLLRINVVDLPQLPDTASAPNLAGGAPLSEFVSLEDGETVVCLITLDESSPGLALGTEQGIVKRVVPDYPSNKDELEVITLRDGDRIVGAIELRTGEEDLVFITDDAQLLRYQASQVRPQGRPAGGMAGVKLTDGAKVISFTAVDPAADAVVFTVAGSRGTLDDSVQTTAKLTPFDQYPRKGRATGGVRCQRFLKGEDCLSLAWAGAVPAKAAQKNGTPADLPEIDPRRDGSGVSLAKTVAVVAGPV; this is encoded by the coding sequence ATGGCCCGCCGCAGCACGAAGACCCCGCCGCCCGACGATTCGTACGAGGAGAAGATCCTCGACATCGACGTCGTCGACGAGATGCAGGGCTCCTTCCTCGAGTACGCGTACTCGGTCATCTACTCCCGAGCCCTGCCCGACGCCCGCGACGGTCTCAAGCCGGTGCACCGCCGCATCGTCTACCAGATGAACGAGATGGGGCTGCGCCCCGACCGCGGCTATGTGAAGTGTGCGCGCGTGGTCGGCGAGGTCATGGGCAAGCTGCACCCCCACGGCGACGCGTCGATCTACGACGCCCTGGTGCGCATGGCCCAGCCCTTCTCCATGCGCGTGCCACTGGTCGACGGCCACGGCAACTTCGGCTCGCTGGGCAATGACGACCCGCCGGCCGCCATGCGCTACACCGAGTGCCGTCAGGCCCAGGCGACGAGCCTGATGACGGAGTCGATCGACGAGGACACGGTCGACTTCACGCCCAACTACGACGGCCAGGAGCAGGAGCCGGTCGCGCTGCCCGCCGCCTTCCCGAACCTGCTGGTGAACGGCTCCTCGGGCATCGCGGTCGGCATGGCGACGAACATGCCCCCGCACAACCTCGCCGAGGTCATCGCGGCCGCCCGGCACCTGATCCGCTTCCCGAACGCGGATCTGGACACGTTGATGAAGTTCGTCCCGGGCCCCGACCTGCCCACCGGCGGCCGCATCGTCGGCCTCGCCGGTATCCGGGACGCCTACGAGTCGGGCCGCGGCACCTTCAAGATCCGCGCCACGGTCGAGGTCGAGACCGTCACGGCGCGCCGCAAGGGCCTGGTCATCACCGAACTGCCCTTCGCGGTCGGCCCCGAGAAGGTCATCGCCAAGATCAAGGACCTGGTCGGCGCCAAGAAGATCCAGGGCATCGCCGACGTCAAGGACCTCACGGACCGCGCGCACGGCCTGCGCCTGGTCATCGAGATCAAGAACGGCTTCGTGCCGGAGGCCGTCCTGGAGCAGCTGTACAAGCTGACGCCGATGGAGGAGTCCTTCGGCATCAACAACGTCGCCCTGGTGGACGGCCAGCCGCTGACGCTGGGTCTCAAGGAGCTCCTGGAGGTCTACCTCGACCACCGCTTCGAGGTCGTACGACGGCGCAGCGAGTTCCGCCGCACCAAGCGGCGCGACCGTCTGCACCTGGTGGAGGGCCTGCTGACCGCCCTCGTCGACATCGACGAGGTCATCCGGCTGATCCGCTCCAGCGAGAACTCCGCGCAGGCCAAGGAGCGCCTGATGGAGCGCTTCTCCCTGTCGGAGATCCAGACCCAGTACATTCTGGACACCCCGCTGCGCCGCCTCACCAAGTACGACCGGATCGAGCTGGAGGCGGAGAAGGAGCGGCTGAACGCGGAGATCGCGGAGCTGACCCGGATCCTCGAGTCGGACGCGGAGCTGCGCAAGCTGGTCTCCACCGAACTGGCCGCGGTGGCCAAGAAGTTCGGCAGCGAGCGGCGCACTGTCCTGTTGGAGGCGTCGGGCGCCCCGGCGGCCGCTGTACCGCTGCAGGTCGCGGACGACCCGTGCCGGATCCTGCTCTCCTCGACGGGCCTGCTGGCCCGCACGTCGAACGGCGAGCCCTTCCCGGAGGACGCCGACGCCCGGCGCGTGAAGCACGACGTGATCGTCTCCGCGGTCCCGGCCACGGCACGCGGCGAGATCGGCGCGGTGACCTCCTCCGGCCGCCTGCTGCGGATCAACGTCGTCGACCTCCCGCAGCTCCCGGACACGGCGTCGGCGCCGAACCTCGCGGGCGGGGCACCCCTGTCGGAGTTCGTCTCCCTGGAGGACGGCGAGACGGTGGTCTGCCTGATCACGCTCGACGAGTCCTCCCCCGGCCTCGCGCTCGGCACGGAACAGGGCATCGTCAAGCGGGTGGTCCCCGACTACCCGTCCAACAAGGACGAGCTGGAGGTCATCACGCTCAGGGACGGCGACCGGATCGTCGGCGCGATCGAGCTGCGCACCGGCGAGGAGGACCTGGTCTTCATCACGGACGACGCGCAGCTGCTGCGCTACCAGGCCTCCCAGGTCCGTCCCCAGGGCCGTCCCGCGGGCGGCATGGCGGGTGTGAAGCTCACCGACGGCGCGAAGGTCATCTCCTTCACGGCTGTCGACCCGGCCGCGGACGCGGTCGTGTTCACGGTCGCGGGCTCGCGCGGCACGCTCGACGACTCGGTCCAGACGACGGCCAAGCTGACCCCGTTCGACCAGTACCCGCGCAAGGGCCGCGCCACCGGCGGCGTCCGCTGCCAGCGGTTCCTCAAGGGCGAGGACTGCCTGTCCCTGGCCTGGGCGGGAGCCGTCCCCGCCAAGGCGGCCCAGAAGAACGGCACCCCGGCCGACCTCCCGGAGATCGACCCGCGCCGCGACGGCTCGGGTGTGTCCCTGGCGAAGACGGTGGCGGTGGTGGCGGGGCCGGTCTAG
- a CDS encoding pitrilysin family protein translates to MPMGHTATDQAGTGGLTATEHRLANGLRVVLSEDHLTPVAAVCLWYDVGSRHEVKGRTGLAHLFEHLMFQGSGQVKGNGHFELVQGAGGSLNGTTSFERTNYFETMPTHQLELALWLEADRMGSLLAALDDESMENQRDVVKNERRQRYDNVPYGTAFEKLTALAYPEGHPYHHTPIGSMADLDAATLEDARAFFRTYYAPGNAVLSVVGDIDPEQTLAWVERYFGSIASHDGKPAPRDGSLPEIIGGQLREVVKEEVPARALMAAYRLPHDGTREADAADLALTVLGGGESSRLYNRLVRRDRTAVAANFGLLRLAGAPSLGWLDVKTSGDYEVPVIETAIDEELARFAEEGPTAEEMERAQAQLEREWLDRLGTVAGRADELCRYAVLFGDPQLALTAVQRVLEVTPQEVQEVAKARLRPDNRAVLVYEPVAGESAEDADPPQDPEAEATVETGDDTTEAAK, encoded by the coding sequence ATGCCCATGGGTCACACGGCCACAGACCAGGCAGGCACCGGGGGCCTGACTGCGACCGAGCACCGCCTGGCCAACGGCCTGCGCGTGGTGCTCTCCGAGGACCACCTGACCCCCGTCGCGGCGGTGTGCCTCTGGTACGACGTCGGTTCGCGCCACGAAGTCAAGGGACGCACCGGCCTGGCTCACCTTTTCGAGCACTTGATGTTCCAGGGCTCGGGCCAGGTCAAGGGCAACGGGCACTTCGAGCTGGTGCAGGGGGCGGGCGGCTCGCTCAACGGCACCACCAGCTTCGAGCGCACCAACTACTTCGAGACCATGCCCACCCACCAGCTGGAGCTCGCCCTCTGGCTGGAGGCCGACCGTATGGGCTCCCTGCTCGCCGCCCTCGACGACGAGTCCATGGAGAACCAGCGGGACGTCGTCAAGAACGAGCGCCGTCAGCGCTACGACAACGTGCCCTACGGCACGGCGTTCGAGAAGCTCACCGCCCTCGCCTACCCGGAGGGCCACCCCTACCACCACACCCCGATCGGCTCGATGGCCGACCTGGACGCGGCGACCCTGGAGGACGCGCGCGCGTTCTTCCGCACGTACTACGCGCCGGGCAACGCGGTCCTGTCGGTGGTCGGCGACATCGACCCGGAGCAGACGCTCGCCTGGGTCGAGAGGTACTTCGGGTCCATCGCCTCGCACGACGGCAAGCCCGCACCCCGGGACGGCTCGCTGCCCGAGATCATCGGCGGCCAGCTGCGCGAGGTCGTGAAGGAGGAGGTGCCCGCGCGCGCCCTGATGGCGGCGTACCGGCTGCCGCACGACGGCACGCGCGAGGCGGACGCCGCAGACCTGGCGCTCACCGTCCTCGGCGGCGGCGAGTCCTCCCGCCTCTACAACCGTCTCGTACGGCGCGACCGTACGGCCGTCGCGGCCAACTTCGGCCTGCTGCGGCTGGCCGGAGCGCCCTCCCTGGGCTGGCTGGACGTGAAGACCTCCGGAGACTACGAGGTGCCGGTCATCGAGACCGCCATCGACGAGGAACTCGCCCGGTTCGCCGAGGAGGGCCCCACCGCCGAGGAAATGGAGCGCGCGCAGGCCCAGTTGGAGCGCGAGTGGCTCGACCGGCTCGGCACGGTCGCGGGCCGCGCCGACGAACTGTGCCGTTACGCCGTCCTGTTCGGCGACCCGCAGCTCGCCCTCACCGCCGTCCAGCGCGTCCTGGAAGTGACACCCCAGGAGGTGCAGGAGGTCGCCAAGGCGCGCCTGCGGCCCGACAACCGCGCGGTGCTCGTCTACGAGCCCGTCGCGGGAGAAAGCGCCGAGGACGCAGATCCCCCGCAGGACCCCGAGGCCGAAGCCACGGTCGAGACCGGCGACGACACCACGGAGGCGGCCAAGTGA
- a CDS encoding pitrilysin family protein: MTELTTMEFHPQPQAGEARPWAFPAPERGALGNGLTVLRCHRPGQQVVAVEVLLAAPLEAEPAGFEGVATIMARAFSEGTDKHSAEDFAAELERCGATLDAHADHPGVRLSLEVPASRLAKALGLLADALRAPAFADSEIERLVRNRLDEIPHELANPSRRAAKELSKELFPATSRMSRPRQGTEESVEKIDSAAVRAFYDRHVRPATATAVVVGDLTGIDLDALLGETLGAWTGSRGESRPVPPITADDTGRVIIVDRPGSVQTQLLIGRVGRDRHDRVWPAQVLGTYCLGGTLTSRLDRVLREEKGYTYGVRAFGQVLRSAPDGSGAAMLAISGSVDTPNTGPALDDLWKVLRTLAEGGLTDAERDVAVQNLVGVAPLKYETAAAVASTLADQVEQHLPDDYQATLYQQLAATGTVEATAAAVSAFPVDRLVTVLVGDAAAIKEPVEALGIGEVTVVAAE; this comes from the coding sequence GTGACCGAGCTCACCACGATGGAGTTCCACCCGCAGCCCCAGGCCGGCGAGGCAAGGCCCTGGGCCTTCCCCGCCCCGGAGCGCGGCGCGCTCGGCAACGGCCTGACCGTCCTGCGCTGCCACCGCCCCGGCCAGCAGGTCGTCGCCGTCGAGGTGCTCCTGGCCGCGCCCCTGGAGGCCGAACCGGCCGGTTTCGAAGGCGTCGCCACGATCATGGCGCGGGCCTTCTCCGAGGGCACCGACAAGCACTCCGCCGAGGACTTCGCCGCCGAGCTGGAGCGCTGCGGTGCCACCCTCGACGCGCACGCCGACCACCCGGGCGTACGCCTGAGCCTCGAAGTGCCGGCCTCCCGCCTCGCCAAGGCGCTCGGTCTGCTCGCCGACGCCCTCAGGGCGCCCGCCTTCGCCGACAGCGAGATCGAGCGGCTGGTCCGCAACCGCCTGGACGAGATCCCGCACGAGCTGGCCAACCCCTCCCGCCGTGCCGCCAAGGAGCTCTCCAAGGAGCTGTTCCCGGCGACCTCGCGCATGTCGCGCCCGCGCCAGGGCACCGAGGAGTCCGTCGAGAAGATCGACTCGGCGGCCGTGCGCGCCTTCTACGACCGGCACGTCAGGCCTGCCACGGCCACCGCCGTCGTCGTCGGCGACCTCACCGGCATCGACCTGGACGCGCTGCTCGGCGAGACCCTCGGCGCCTGGACGGGCTCCAGGGGCGAGTCCCGTCCCGTGCCGCCGATCACCGCCGACGACACCGGACGCGTGATCATCGTGGACCGTCCCGGCTCCGTCCAGACGCAGCTGCTCATCGGCCGCGTCGGCCGCGACCGGCACGACCGCGTGTGGCCCGCGCAGGTGCTCGGTACGTACTGCCTGGGCGGCACCCTCACCTCCCGTCTGGACCGTGTCCTGCGTGAGGAGAAGGGCTACACCTATGGTGTGCGCGCCTTCGGCCAGGTCCTCAGGTCCGCCCCGGACGGCTCCGGTGCCGCGATGCTCGCGATCAGCGGCTCTGTCGACACCCCCAACACCGGCCCGGCGCTCGACGACCTCTGGAAGGTGCTGCGCACGCTCGCCGAAGGCGGGCTCACCGACGCCGAGCGCGATGTCGCCGTACAGAACCTCGTCGGGGTGGCGCCGCTGAAGTACGAGACCGCGGCTGCCGTGGCGAGCACGCTGGCCGACCAGGTCGAGCAGCACCTGCCGGACGACTACCAGGCGACGCTGTACCAGCAGCTCGCCGCCACCGGCACCGTGGAGGCCACCGCGGCGGCCGTCAGCGCCTTCCCGGTGGACCGTCTGGTGACCGTCCTCGTCGGTGACGCGGCCGCGATCAAGGAGCCCGTCGAGGCCCTGGGGATCGGAGAAGTCACCGTCGTGGCAGCCGAGTAG